The Humulus lupulus chromosome 7, drHumLupu1.1, whole genome shotgun sequence region ctcacatacaagtctagtatcttctggtctcactggcatgacctgagtggtatcaaccacactagctaagaatccaatgcaacctccttgcaaaaaatccctagccctcaatacagaaatcataggaatacgagttccatgcacagcaccaacaaacacaaaatgatccccaccttcaggctcaaaggtgaccatcttccttctgcagtcaatggttgccccatactttgctaaccaatccatacccaatatcatatcaaagtcagtcataaccaactctatcaaatccactaataactctctgccctctactgtcactggcaaagatctgacccacctcctggataccactaactctccagtgggtaacaaagtaccaaaccccacagcataaaaatcacaaggtctacaaagtctatcaataacactactagcaacaaaggaatgtgcagcaccagaatcaatcaatacattataaggggctccagcactaagaagctgacctgtaacaactgagggagaagcctcagcttctgcttgagtcaacgcaaacactcgagctagggccgaggTGTCCgcgtttctgggttcttcttttcttgccttagggaaatcctttttaagatgacccactgctccacaagagaagtaggcccttgccctacacactcccaagtgatgcctcttgcatctagggcactcaggataagacttccaggcttcaccaccacctggacgacccatagaaataccacggggccgcctatcaggacttggaactgggaaggtgtcaggaaccttcctcttctgatcactagggccaacacccctacctgaacccacaaatggaggacctggcctcctgaattcctttctggctacactgtcacgccagattctATTCTTTGCACTCTCAgatgtgagtgccttctcaaccacctgcgCATAGGCAGTAACCCCAgacacagtggtgatacgtacatcttgagctaacctgggctgtagcccctgaaggaatctctccatcttggtcccatcagtgggtaccaattccatggcaaactttgccaaacgataaaactttaaggcatactcagtgattgacaagttcccctgaagtagtctaatgaactcctcggccttcgccgccctaatagcatcattataatatttttcattgaatagagtctgaaactcttcccaagttagagcattaacattcttggtctgggtaatcattTCCCACTAAAtccaggcatcctcccgaaacatataagtggcacgggccaccctctcattaccagttaccctcataaagtcaaggatagtggtaatcatgctcatccattgttcagccttggcaggatctgcactgccctcaaatactggaggttgttgcttcctgaacctttcatagagaggctcccacttatttccaacctcaggtagCTGCCCAACTGCTGGCTccaacacaggaggtgcctctgatacactaaccactgcaggcacttgctgttgtttcaggagacgtagctcttctccctgtcttaatattgtagcctgcagatcactgactatctgctaccaatttacaggagctggctatgGAATTTGAgaatggtcattctcttgaccctgactgttattattattctggccctgatcactctggccagctgaagtgtctatctgccctggattcataattctatcactgataccttgctgaaataatgatcaatacggccagtaaggtagtaataactaaacctcttgccgccttacggtccaagaacaagcagacaattatcacattccacagtcatacaaatatacagacagatacatgtctatagcatttagcactcagcatgtatcacataatagttcataaacaaccatactaataagtatgttccagcaatctcagtactaataagcacacagttgctgaggatataatatttcagggcataggtttaacatggtgtcttatgcatacaggtaaagcatatatattatatttaagcagttatacatataactacataaatagttacaaaccatgagtcgagcttgacttcaatgatgtgtgtacatgcccagccagtctgcaggaaccctaaccttggcatgctctgatactaagtggtaacgccctggttaccccaggatagttacggtgaacggtgaaccggaaatttgacccgctactcgagtgctttggttaaaaacgtgctctaagtgttattaacaggttaaggtgaaaaacaataaaaaggaaagggtatcttttattaaatatataactgctcatgagcttatcaaaacatttacaagtgatttacaactcaaaatggtcattactgtttcaaatttacaaacccgccgacctaagcgacaaaataaggtaaaccctctagttcctctgagaactccttggccgtggtggtcaagcggccgcatatgtacacatcaccacctaagctctccactcaaggctgggtgagcttttctttccctttacctgcaccacatagcacccatgagccaaggcccagcaagaaaacacaatatagcatgttataatatcaacaacgatcataataatcattcaggactttcagtccaaaacagataggtgacaatcgcaaaagtcactaagatgaGGAGAATTCCCTtttgccatgtgacgatagggtcaccagggcttaacagataagtgaacctttcactagcttaaacatgttaggtgcatggtgactagacaccaacataaccttcctcaagaccatagagtcataaccttgaaacatcgttccctagccatgtgacaaacggtcacctgggcctttggccctggctctcagtaactagtcttagactaggcaagcgcttataagttcatcgaccttagggtcggtccagtgttaatgccttagagccattcgacgctgatatcgattagatctaatcttcattcggccctgcgttcaagacgcttatgccgtttctgactcttaggtcagtatccctgactagtcagtgccatatacaagtaagcaacattcactagcatttaatatgcaatccatgtccacatttatcaaacaacatgcctcaataacaaatatgcatgtcatatatacacagggtgtagttttcttacctcaaattggagctagaatgattaaaagaacgaccctagagaacgatcaacctttagtcctttagcggtcacctagtcataaccaaatataggataccatcaataaatatgatcaacataggtttccaaatcaatatctagccttcgggacatcaatccaaactaatccaagtagtaggaatgatcccgaggcctaaaaccatgttcccggggccaaaacactcaaacgagctcaaccctgctcaagggtcgcggccctggcaccttgggccacagcccccagccaccactgaagcaagggccgcagcgcccagcaagagCAAACTTGgtcacctgcttcttcaagctagggtcgcggcgcccaagaacagggccgcggcccccaacccagagccactCCCAAACacatttttcttcattccaaactctccaaaatcatacctaaacattcccaaatcatcaaatcaaagttcccaagcttcctaatggtccaaaaccatcaaaacccaaggttcaatcgaACCAAAGCCTCAACGATTcgcaaagtccaattcaaagcttagaaactctaaaaactcaaaactttaaacttagattaccttcgattaggttgtttctcatcaaatccttcagtcaagaagcttctaatctttcctaggatcgctatgcctcgatcctcgcttgattccgatgcctagaactcgagatatcttcgaaaacacttcgaacggtgaaaatgaactacgggaagagaacaagaggttttctaacgtgcgttctatctgacaagctacttcaagcttaagtaacctcaaataaaacctagtgctcggggtcccaaaaacctccctggggacattatagtcaaaacttccagaattccatcctgatctcaaatactccaaatttatcatcaaataacattcctattacccaataattgaccccgttatgacaaaaccgctaatccattatataggaccgtctcatgccgaatagctcgaatatatctccataataatgggatctcattcacaattcacaatatgcacccaaatatacaattgTACCCTCAATgtgccaaattatcaaaagatcaTAATATTctaatgtggacccacatgcatgcatataacatcttattataatataattcacataaacatgcatatcatcatttaatggcataaataaacagttatggccctcccgacctactaatcccgccattaaaccatatcggagaatttggggcattacatcaacCACCTaattttactacaactaccgcttagtggtagtcacattttgAGCGTTAAACACTAGCTAACAAGTTTCCTCTACATTTTTTTTAAACCGCAATAATAGTGTATTTATTTAGGCaggtattaaatgtgatatttgagAGTCATTCAAACATTTTCTTTGCGCTCTTTAtttaagattgaaaaaaaaaacgctGAAAAAGCATATATTTGTAGTGGTGAGTAAAAACAACCGGtagtttacgtggttcagtgattaaaattcACCTATTCCACGAATCTGTATTATTGCCTTGTGATCTCTAGGAAAATTGTTTATGAAAATTTTAGCAAAGTTTTGACATACAAAAGTTCAGCCTCATTTTCAGTCCATtcgccctctatttatagaggttcaACAGACATAATTTAGTAACTGTTTACATCTGAGTAACGTACAAGTTTGTGTAACTCCTCAAACGTactaataaatgtaataaatacattaaatgccTGATTTCATACATTTATCAGGTAGGGTTTACAACAGTTACATCATGTTTTTTATTCATGTAATGTCTCCAAATCCTTGGGAATTCAAGCATGTGCATTCCAAGCGTTTACGGCAAGCTGAATGTACTCTCCCGACTGGAGGTTTACAGGCTACAGCGAGATGGTGCTAAGCGATCTCCACGACATCTGGTAAACTTAGATAGGCAATCTACTAGCTAAAGACTGGATAATCTTCACtaatttcttgccaactattccACAAATTAAGTCACGTCATCTCGTGTTTTTCAGGTACAATAGTTTGTATTAAgaaaataatcatgtaataaatacAAGCAAGCAATGCAATTGATGAACAAATATAATTTCTacttctttattgataataaaatgtgtTACATCaaaaatgtggttttataaggtcataaaacccaacaaatacAAAGTCCTTCCCTGATTTGCCTCCATCAAGAATACGTCCTCCAACACCGACGAATCAAAGTCGAGCACAGATGACGCTTATCCTAGCCACAACATAGAGACAGGTTGAGGGAGAAAGAGGCTGAGGAAGATGAACGAGAATTAAATtaggtttattattattattattattattattatgctttTAGGATTAAAAtcttgttttaaaaaaaacaagttcaaatatactcttaattattttaaaaattttgaaatttatttcaatttttttcttaaattaattaaacttatttttaaaatactcataaataattacttaattatttaACAGGTAGCCAAATAATGTGTCGACATGTGTGGCCTCGCTGACACATAACAGCCAAAAGTGCTCAAATGCAACAAAAAGGTAACGTTCTGGGATTTTGCTACCAAATTTTTTTATTAGGAGTTTATGTGCAACAAACTCATAAGATTAGAGGGTTATACAACAAATAacttgaaattccatttttttatgattaccaacttaattatttaaattaaataattaattgttgaactgttacagaaatgtttaaacagataccaagactgtttgaacagaaaccagatatgcttaaacagtttgtgaccagaagataaaaacgaacataaagtaaagaacacacgaatttttacgtggtatcagcaatctttgcagattgctactagtccacgaggccacgcccagagaatgaaatttattagaagaatatttaaatgattacaaaaccaaattgacttatacaaataaagactccctcttgaatttgtcgcaactgttgtaatctaaactcctaatcaaatttctgaagtgctaagatcttgaactcccttcaaatcataacacttgcatttttcctcccgaaaagtgactcacgaacaagacttctcccgaagcttgatgaccaatgtccaagtgtgttcaacctgcacaattaacacaaagaaaataatacagaagtacactgtaataaaccactaagaacttcctggactcaagttcttcacataataaaaagtctctctaaaacttgaaaaatatttggaaaataatacaccaagagagataatcaaaaaccaacgacctaaggatgattatatactttttagaatccctttaggtcgtggaaaacaaatcagaaatcaaacagccaataaatggaaaatcttccaaaacaggaaagtcaaaatctgttcaaacagacttgCAATCCgatcaaacagattcattgaacctggacagtttttcaacccagtttccttaaataaataaggaaacaatatatccttTATTACTGCAAGCTGTGCACGATTTTTGGGCAACCAAATcagataaatgaaaataaatactaataatttccatataaaccaatttcaagaaaagatattcttttagaggaaattaaatatttattttataatcatatatagaataatctgatttatatcacacaaaacaggaaactaactATTTTCGAAATgtaccaaaatattacaaaacaggaaactaccaaTTTCGAAAATactcttttaattaattttgtcattattgtcaaatatgtcaataaaggattttacaatctccccctttggcaatttgatagagAAAATTGATTcaaaaacctgcaacacaaatgttagtgataagtaaagagaaagaactccccctgcaaacatgcattaacttataacaaacatgtaaataaactagacttaactccccctcaaaataagaaggtccagagttaaacaaaacaacaaacaaccaggTTTTTGAAATAGTActactctccccctttgtgtctttcaaagaagccaaagaaccataaaacaaaaaaaagtatCAATGTTTAATGGACAAAacctaaaataaaactaaacaactgGATCTTTGGACAGAGATTGAACAGCCTCAAACACAGAACGTTGCAATCCTTCAAGTGACATCACTCGAGCAGTCAAAGAATCAACAGAGGCTCGAACAGCAGCTATTTCGGTTGCAACAAGTCCTGAATCTGTGGTAACAATGGAGGAGGCATGAGGAATGTCATCCGAGGCAATCTTCAGGGATTGGGGCTTGACTTTCTTGGAGGACGGAGCAGCAGTGGCTTCAGTAGGAGGGGCAGAGGCCTTGTAGGAAGCAGCAGTAGTGGGTGCCACCAAGTCTTCTTGATCACGTTGGAGATCTTTTTTCTGCAtactcaacactttataaataacATGAGGAAAAGGAAGATTCAAGTTTTTCCTGTTACCTTTGCGAAACCCAATGATTTGATCATGAATAACTGAAGCCAAATTTATACCAAGACCGGTCCCCACCTTGTACAAAAATGATGCCATATCAAAAGAGATAGTGGCGGTGTGAGAAGTGGGCTTCCAATTTGTTGTGGCAAACTTATGGAGGACAGCATAAGTGTAGGTGAGATTGGAGACTGAGATGACTGTATTAGATGGCCATACCATTTTTTGACCTACCAACTCAGTGATAACCATGTCCTTGTCAAGAGAAGCACCATCTACATCATCCTCGACATCAAGGGGAAGATGCAAAGCAAGAGCAATGTCttgaggagaaaaagagaaccaaTGGCCCCTAACAAACACTTTGTTATACAGAGGAGATGAAGGTTCAATAATTTCATTAGTaagattggcatagaattccttgactattctatccacaaaaccaGAGAATTTAACCAAAGAACCTGTCCATTGTCGATCTTGAAGCATTGTTAGCACACCAAAAGGACGATGATCACTCAAGACATAATTTCTTTCAATGATAAATTTCCTTTGAGCATATAGAACCATATCACGTGCATTATCATTATAGCAAAAAATGGAagaataaggtttgaaatttaCACCTGAACGTTTTGGAGAAGGAGTAGAACCAGAAATAGGTTTCTTCCCTTTAGCTTTGGATGTCAAAGGAGATGCAATTTGGTCTAAGTCAGATTCGGCTTCTTGTTCAGAGGGGACAATGTCTTCTTTTTCTGGCTcatcagactcagcctctgattCTGCATTGTCAGGAACCGTTTCATCAGACAATGTGGTATCATGGGTTGCTTCAGATTTTGACTTCTCTTCCTTAGGATCAGATTCGGAGGAAGACAGTGAAGGGGGATGAGCTTTCAATTTTTTCTTGGCAGCAGACAAGGGAGAAAGAGACGCGTCCAACCCCAATTTCCTTTTGGGAGTCACAGAATTTTTCTTGGACGGACTCGGCTTCAAAGGCAATTTGAGCAACCCAGCAGCAGCCGCTTTGGAAGAGGATGAAACAGATTTCGATTTTGCCCTAGCCTCCAAAGACGAATCAAAAGGAAGAGGAGAATGGTCCTTGGCTCGAGAGGGCACCACCACTTCAGATGGTGGTGCAACAATGTCAGCAGAGATATCTGGAAACACCATAGGGTGTTCATGAGAGAGCGAAAACACCTTCTTGCGAGCCTTGGATTTGCATGACTTTCCATCAGATGAGGGAGCTGCTGGAACAGAAAGAGGCGCCGTTGACATAGACAGAGGAGGCGAAGGAGATGGCACCTTTCGGGATTGAGAAACAGGGATCTTCTTGGAGGAAGCACCACGAGTTCTTACCATTTTTTTTCTCTGAAAAACAAAAACACTTacaagaaaatgaga contains the following coding sequences:
- the LOC133791980 gene encoding uncharacterized protein LOC133791980, which translates into the protein MVRTRGASSKKIPVSQSRKVPSPSPPLSMSTAPLSVPAAPSSDGKSCKSKARKKVFSLSHEHPMVFPDISADIVAPPSEVVVPSRAKDHSPLPFDSSLEARAKSKSVSSSSKAAAAGLLKLPLKPSPSKKNSVTPKRKLGLDASLSPLSAAKKKLKAHPPSLSSSESDPKEEKSKSEATHDTTLSDETVPDNAESEAESDEPEKEDIVPSEQEAESDLDQIASPLTSKAKGKKPISGSTPSPKRSGVNFKPYSSIFCYNDNARDMVLYAQRKFIIERNYVLSDHRPFGVLTMLQDRQWTGSLVKFSGFVDRIVKEFYANLTNEIIEPSSPLYNKVFVRGHWFSFSPQDIALALHLPLDVEDDVDGASLDKDMVITELVGQKMVWPSNTVISVSNLTYTYAVLHKFATTNWKPTSHTATISFDMASFLYKVGTGLGINLASVIHDQIIGFRKGNRKNLNLPFPHVIYKVLSMQKKDLQRDQEDLVAPTTAASYKASAPPTEATAAPSSKKVKPQSLKIASDDIPHASSIVTTDSGLVATEIAAVRASVDSLTARVMSLEGLQRSVFEAVQSLSKDPVV